In Cryptomeria japonica chromosome 10, Sugi_1.0, whole genome shotgun sequence, a genomic segment contains:
- the LOC131076093 gene encoding cationic peroxidase SPC4, with the protein MGITVISVIFMCIFMHSSGAFSVKELADLPQPVNGLSWTFYGRSCPNLESIVKERIEFYLNKDITQAAGLLRLHFHDCFVQGCDASLLLDGSASGPSEKDAIPNLNLRAQAFAIINDIKKRAESACKGTVSCSDILALAARDSVTKAGGPVYPVPLGRRDGLNFATKNATLDSLPPPTSNVTGLMSVLSKLGLDLKDLVALSGHTIGIGHCSSFTSRLYPAQDSTLEKNFTNNLKKTCPNSDTDNFTDLDLRSPNAFDNKYYVDLMNKQTLFTSDQTLYTDARTRDIVKSFAEDQRLFFDNFVASMIKMGQLNVLTGNKGQIRRSCNVRNPTAAYSYEHPSIQSSENSEQSLSASM; encoded by the exons ATGGGAATTACAGTAATATCTGTCATATTCATGTGCATTTTTATGCACTCTAGCGGCGCTTTCTCTGTGAAGGAGTTGGCTGATCTACCACAGCCGGTGAATGGGCTGTCGTGGACGTTCTACGGTAGAAGCTGCCCCAACTTAGAGTCGATTGTGAAGGAGCGCATCGAATTTTATTTGAACAAAGATATCACCCAGGCAGCCGGATTGCTGAGACTTCACTTCCATGATTGTTTTGTGCAG GGTTGCGATGCATCCTTATTATTAGACGGATCAGCCAGTGGGCCAAGCGAGAAGGATGCTATACCAAACTTAAACCTGAGGGCCCAGGCATTTGCCATTATCAATGACATCAAAAAGAGGGCGGAATCTGCCTGCAAGGGAACTGTCTCCTGCTCAGACATCTTAGCTCTTGCCGCTCGTGACTCCGTCACCAAG GCTGGAGGGCCCGTTTATCCTGTACCGCTGGGCAGAAGAGACGGGCTGAACTTTGCGACTAAAAATGCAACTCTTGACAGCTTACCCCCTCCAACATCAAATGTTACGGGCCTGATGAGTGTTTTAAGCAAGCTGGGACTGGATTTGAAGGATCTTGTGGCACTCTCAG GACACACCATTGGGATTGGGCACTGCTCGTCTTTCACTAGCCGTCTGTACCCAGCTCAGGATTCCACTTTGGAGAAAAACTTCACCAACAACCTGAAAAAAACTTGCCCAAATAGCGATACAGACAACTTTACCGACTTGGATCTGAGGTCTCCAAACGCATTCGACAATAAGTACTATGTGGATCTGATGAACAAGCAAACTCTTTTCACTTCTGACCAGACGCTCTACACTGACGCCAGAACTCGTGACATTGTTAAAAGCTTTGCAGAGGACCAGCGTTTGTTCTTCGACAACTTCGTTGCGTCGATGATCAAGATGGGCCAGCTCAACGTTTTGACTGGAAATAAAGGCCAGATTCGCAGAAGCTGCAATGTTCGCAATCCCACTGCTGCATATTCTTACGAACACCCATCAATCCAGTCTTCAGAAAACTCGGAACAATCTTTGTCTGCCTCCATGTGA